In Streptomyces sp. ML-6, the genomic stretch CACCCGCACGTGCGCGCCGCTCTCGCCCGCGAGGTACTGGAGGAACTCCCAGTCGGAGACGTTGGGCTGGGTCAGCTGCTTGTACGTGACGGGCGCGGCCTCGATCCGCCCGCAGGCGATGCCGGCGCCCGCGGCGACCTTGCGGACGATGTCCGCGGCCCGCATGTTGCGGTAGGCCACCACCTTCCGGCCGCGCTGCAGCCGGTGGGCCCTGGAGAAGGCCCGGACGACGGTGAACGAACCGGTGGTGTCGCTGTCCAGTTCGAGCGCCGTGACCTCACCGGTGAACAGCCGCTCGCGCGCCCGTTCCTGCACGGTGACCACGGATATTTTCAGCGGGGTGCCGATGGTGAGACCGGTGGCGGTGAGCAGCTTGTGGTCGGGATCCCGGTACGTCAGCACGGCGGTGTCCGGCAGGCCGACGTTCTCGTCGACCACACAGCTCACCAACTGGGTCGCCCAGACGGGGGGCAGCTCACCGGGGGCCTCGACGATCGGATCGGCGGCGAAGGAACGGCCCGGGGCGGTCATCGGCCGCCCTCCGCCGCGGGGGCCTCCAGACCGGGCACGACCAGCTCCCTGCCGGGGACCAACTGCATCGGGTCGTCGATGTCGTTGGCGTGGGCGATGGTGCGCCAGGCGGTGGCGTCGCCGTACTCCCGCCACGCGAGCAGCGGCAGGCTGTCGCCGACGACGACCCGATGGGTGCGCCGCGCCTCCCGCGAACCCGACGTCGGGTTCTGTCCGAGCCGCTCGCCGCTCGCCTCCTCGATCGAGAGGGAACAGGTGGCGCGCAGCGGTTTCCCGTCGACGTCGAAGAGGGTGTACGAGATGGACAGGCCGGACATCACACCGTCGAACGAGGTCGTCCGGGCCGTGCCCCAGTCGAAGCGCACCCAGGGACTGGCCGGGGTCTTGCGGGCCAGGCTCCTCGGAGTGGGCGCACACGCCAGCATCAGCTGCTCCACCGCCTTCTCCACCGAGTTGTCATGGGTGGCCGTGGCGTCGAGGAAGACCTCCATGGACAGGGTCCGGGGCCCGCTGCCCACGAACTCGGGCAGCGCGGACTGCTCGGCCATCCGGGACGGGGTGCGCCGCCACTCGGTGCTCTTGTTCAACGACAGCTGCGACGGATTGAACTGCAGCGTGAGCTGGGCGATCCTCCCGCCCGGCTTGGCGCCGACCTCCGCGGGCGGTTCCATGATGGTCAGCTGGGCGCGAGCACGGCTCGTGCGGGCAACGGGTGACATCGCGTTCCTCCTTCCGGTACGGGGACTTCACGGGTGACGGGCCGCCGGGTCACCGGGCCATCGGCCTTGCCGGGTCACCGGGTCACCGGGCCGCCGGCCTGCTGGGCTGCCGGGTTTTCCGGCGCGGTTCGACGAGCGCTCAGGAGGGCTCCAGACCCTCGTGCGCGATCTCCAGCGTCTCGATCGCCGGCTGGGAGCTGGCGGGATCGAAGGAAGGGCCCTGCCAGCGCACCGGCACGATGCCCTGCACCTGCCAGCCGATGATGCGGCTGAGGTCGGGCCGGAGCGCGACGATCTCGCCGTCCTTGCGCTCGACCCGCTGGATCGTGTTGTTCAGCCACCGCGTGATCTTGAGCGTGTCCGCGGTCACCGGGCGGGTCAGCGTGATGTTGGTCCAGGCGATCCGGCCCGGCAACTGCCAGGTGAAGCCGTTGTTCCCGCCCTCGGCGTACTGCTCCAGCTCCACCTCGGCGCCCAGGCCCGAGCAGGTGTGGAAGGCACCCAGGTCGTTGCCCCCGATCACCAGCTTGAAGAACACGCTCGTCGCGAAGATGTTGTCCGTCATTGCTCTTCTTCTCTGCCGTTTCCCAGTGCCCCGCCGGGCGGAGTCGTCGTCAGCGGCGGTTGTCGTACAACCGGCCGGTGCGTTCCCGGCCCCGGCGCAGGTCCGCGCGGATCAGCCGGCTCACCGGATCGATCAGGCGGCGGGCCAGTTCCTCGATCTCCGCGCCGGTCACCCGGTGCGCGGCCGGAGTTGCTGCCTCGGGCGGGGCGGCCGGTCCGTTCCCCGCCGGCGGACCGGCGGGCTTCACCGGGGCCGCCCTGACCGGCACGCCGGTGATCCCGGCCTCGGCCGCCGCGCGCTGCACGGCCGGGGCCACGGCTCCCGGACCGCTCGTCCCGGTGCCTGGGACGGTCCCCGAACCGGTGCCCGGACCGGTTCTTGGACCGGCTCCCGGGCTCGGGGAGGGACGGGGCGGCACCCGCACCGAGAGGGGCGGTGCTCCGCCCGGCACGACGCCGTCCCCTGACGCCGTGCCGGTGAACAGGGGCCCGGTGGATTCGGGCACCACCGGCATCGCCATCCGCTGCACGGCCGGTGCGGCCGGCACCGGCCCGGTCGCCCCGGGCGGATGCGGGCGCACCACCGGGACCGGCCGGGCGGCGGACGGCGCGGACCCTCCGGAGGGGGACGCCGACGCGTACGGTGCGGACGCCTCCGGGGAGGGCGGTGACGCGTACGGGAGCGCCGCTGCGGGGTGCGGCGTCGGGGACGGCGGAGCGGGCACACGGGCCGGACGGGACTCCCCGCGGTCCCGCGCCGACGGGTGGGCGTCGGGCCGGGACGGCACGACCGGCCCACCACGCGCCGAACGCTGCACGAGCCGCCGCAGGAGGGAGTTGCCGGTCGACGGTCCGCGCCCCGCCCGGCCGGTACCGGCCTCGGCCCGCGCCCCGCCGCCGTCCGGTGCGGAACGGGCGGGAGGCGCGGGACGGGCGGAACCCCCGGACGGCGTCCGGCCCGACGGTGCCCCGCCCGGAGCACCCCCGGACACCGAGTGCTGAACGGTCCCCCCGGGGCCCGGTCCTTCGGGAGCCCGTCCCGTGCGCACCGGCCGCTCGGGCGAGGCGGGACCGGTGGGCGGAGGAGCGGTGGTCGACCGGGGCGACGCACCGGAGGACGGCCGGGGCGGCCCGGGTGACGTGTTGCCGTGCCCCGGCGCCGGTACGGCGGCCTCCGGCTGCGGTACGTCACGACGCCAGGTGGCCGTCACGACCGGGCGGGCCGGACCGCCGCCCGTCGCCGCGACCGGGGCCGAGAAACCCTCGGCCGTGCCGGTGCTGATCTCCAGCGCCCTGCTCGGGAGCAGGGCACGCGACCGCTGGACGACGGGCGCCTGCCCTCCGGCGGGTCCGTACGGGGCTGCCGGGGCCCGCTCCGGGGCGATCCGCCGGACACGTACCGGAGCGGTGGGAGCCGGGGGCGCCGAGGAAGCGGCGGGGGAGGAGGGGCCGGTGGAGGGCGTGCTCGCGGTCGGACGGGGGGCCGCCGCGCGCTGGACGGTCGCGGGGCCCGGCGAGGCCGGGGTGGTCGGGGCGGAAGAACCGGACGCGGGGGACGA encodes the following:
- a CDS encoding phage tail protein, which translates into the protein MTDNIFATSVFFKLVIGGNDLGAFHTCSGLGAEVELEQYAEGGNNGFTWQLPGRIAWTNITLTRPVTADTLKITRWLNNTIQRVERKDGEIVALRPDLSRIIGWQVQGIVPVRWQGPSFDPASSQPAIETLEIAHEGLEPS
- a CDS encoding LysM peptidoglycan-binding domain-containing protein; this encodes MSPVARTSRARAQLTIMEPPAEVGAKPGGRIAQLTLQFNPSQLSLNKSTEWRRTPSRMAEQSALPEFVGSGPRTLSMEVFLDATATHDNSVEKAVEQLMLACAPTPRSLARKTPASPWVRFDWGTARTTSFDGVMSGLSISYTLFDVDGKPLRATCSLSIEEASGERLGQNPTSGSREARRTHRVVVGDSLPLLAWREYGDATAWRTIAHANDIDDPMQLVPGRELVVPGLEAPAAEGGR